A window from Candidatus Paceibacterota bacterium encodes these proteins:
- the rpsP gene encoding 30S ribosomal protein S16 translates to MLMIRLQRTGRKHEPTFRVVLTDSKNGPKSGKYLKNLGWYDSRLENDAKKQIDVEAIKHWMTKGAKLSLTLHNFLVSQKIIEGKKLNALPKKTVQKKPASSAEASKAKEEVKKEEAKVAPAPVAEVTPAV, encoded by the coding sequence ATGTTAATGATTAGATTACAGCGCACAGGACGCAAACACGAACCGACTTTCAGAGTCGTTTTGACCGATTCCAAGAATGGACCAAAGAGTGGTAAATATCTCAAGAATTTGGGTTGGTACGATTCACGTTTAGAAAATGATGCCAAGAAGCAGATTGATGTAGAAGCTATCAAACATTGGATGACAAAGGGTGCAAAGCTTTCTTTGACCCTTCACAATTTCCTTGTTTCTCAAAAGATTATTGAAGGTAAAAAGTTGAATGCTCTCCCAAAGAAGACTGTTCAAAAGAAGCCTGCCTCCTCCGCCGAGGCTTCGAAGGCCAAGGAGGAAGTAAAAAAGGAAGAAGCTAAGGTCGCTCCAGCTCCAGTTGCCGAAGTTACTCCAGCTGTTTAG
- a CDS encoding four helix bundle protein, with protein sequence MENDKEKFKNEFKKRLYKWVLRLVKFIDKLPKDSVSNVMGKQLLRSGTSILANYVEASSASSRKDFINFFTHSLKSSNESKVWLTLLRDTEKGDVKELLWLLKELIEVSNIIASSIITLKKKKQL encoded by the coding sequence ATGGAAAATGACAAAGAAAAATTTAAAAATGAATTTAAAAAGAGATTGTATAAGTGGGTGCTGAGATTAGTTAAATTCATTGATAAACTTCCGAAAGATTCAGTCTCCAATGTTATGGGAAAGCAGTTACTTAGAAGTGGTACAAGTATATTGGCAAATTATGTTGAAGCAAGCTCAGCGAGTTCAAGAAAAGATTTTATTAATTTTTTCACACATTCGCTCAAATCTTCAAATGAGTCAAAGGTTTGGTTAACATTGTTACGTGATACGGAGAAGGGAGATGTAAAGGAGTTGCTGTGGTTATTGAAAGAGTTAATTGAGGTTTCGAACATTATAGCTTCCAGCATCATTACGTTAAAGAAGAAAAAACAATTATGA
- a CDS encoding DNA-directed RNA polymerase subunit beta, producing MPITTTFRPKKYFSRYQTPLTVTPHMVESQLKSFADLMESGFENLLKEFSPITDYASKKFELSIGGMELVRPKYDEHFAKNNKMNYEGQIKVKVTLKNKSLNVVKEQEMFLADFPLMTDHGTFIVNGVERLITPQLAHSFGIFFTSEEVKGKNYFGAKIIPARGVWMEIESDADSTIYCRIDRKRKFPVTSLLRILGATTNEAILDLFKDKPEMRKVIELTLAKDHAKTVDESYLEIHKRLRDGDLATVDNARSFIQALLEPNRYDISRVGRFRFNKRFSKPMDEKSLERKTLNLDDIATTIGHIVTLSITPDMQADDIDHLGSRRVRYVGELLEQRIRLGLTQMKRNIQDKMSTVEPDVTLPISFIYPRPLQARIKEFFTTNQLSQFMLQENVLAEVEHLRTLTALGPGGLSRERAGFEVRDVHPSHYGRLCPIHTPEGPNIGLVLRLTMYARINDFGMIETPYAKVKNGKVTKEIVYMNALEEENFRIAHAATPYDKEGNITVDEAEVRINGKPFLAKKNEVDYIDVATNQAFSIATSLIPFLNHDDANRALMGSNMQKQATPCLVPEAPFVATGIEAKAVIDSGRVVAAPEDGEITHVDAKRVVFKSAKTGKSHEYNLVLFSRTNGFTAFHQRPIINLGDKVKKGDILVDTSTSDHGEMALGHNALVAFMSWSGSNYEDAIILSERVVKNSKWSSIHIEEFVVNVRDTKLGPEVTTCDITNVGEAKLKNLTEEGIVRIGAEVRPGDILVGKISPKGETQLTPEERLLRSIFGEKARDVKDTSKRMENGKRGRVISVKVFSREKGDKLESGIIKKIYVEVAQVRNVSVGDKMAGRHGNKGVISKILPEEDMPYMEDGTPIDVILTPLGVPSRMNLGQILELHLGLAANTLGYQAIVPPFTGATDAEIKEELVKAGFDKSGKMLLRDGRTGEHFKQPVAVGYMYILKLHHMVEDKIHMRSIGPYSLITQQPLGGKAQGGGQRFGEMEVWALLGHGAAHTLREILTVKSDDIVGRSQTFDAIVKGEKMRVPNLPASFNVLLKTLRGLALNVELVNKPRVDEE from the coding sequence ATGCCCATTACTACTACCTTTAGACCAAAGAAATATTTCTCAAGATATCAGACGCCTCTTACCGTCACTCCGCACATGGTTGAGTCTCAGCTCAAGTCTTTTGCTGATCTCATGGAAAGTGGATTTGAAAATCTCCTAAAGGAATTTTCTCCTATCACAGACTATGCAAGCAAAAAGTTTGAACTTTCCATCGGAGGTATGGAACTCGTTAGACCAAAGTATGACGAACATTTCGCCAAGAATAATAAGATGAACTATGAGGGTCAGATCAAGGTCAAGGTGACTTTGAAAAACAAATCCCTAAACGTAGTCAAAGAACAGGAAATGTTTTTGGCTGATTTTCCTCTGATGACCGACCACGGAACTTTCATCGTGAATGGTGTTGAACGTCTCATCACTCCACAGCTCGCTCATTCATTCGGTATTTTCTTCACTTCAGAAGAAGTAAAAGGCAAGAATTATTTTGGGGCAAAAATAATTCCTGCTCGCGGTGTTTGGATGGAAATAGAAAGTGATGCAGATAGTACTATATATTGTCGTATTGACCGTAAGCGCAAGTTTCCAGTAACTTCACTTTTGCGTATTTTGGGCGCAACTACAAATGAGGCTATCCTTGACCTATTCAAAGATAAGCCAGAAATGAGAAAAGTTATTGAACTGACTTTGGCTAAGGATCATGCCAAGACCGTAGATGAATCATACTTAGAAATCCACAAGCGTCTTCGTGATGGTGATCTAGCTACAGTAGATAACGCACGTTCATTTATCCAAGCTTTGCTCGAACCAAATCGTTATGATATTTCAAGAGTTGGTCGTTTCCGTTTCAACAAGCGTTTCTCAAAGCCTATGGATGAGAAGTCTCTAGAACGCAAGACTTTGAATCTTGATGATATCGCTACTACTATTGGTCACATTGTCACTTTGAGTATCACTCCTGATATGCAAGCTGACGATATTGACCACCTAGGTTCACGCCGTGTTCGCTATGTCGGTGAACTTCTAGAACAGCGTATTCGTCTAGGTCTCACTCAGATGAAGCGTAACATTCAAGACAAGATGTCTACGGTTGAACCTGATGTTACTCTTCCTATTTCATTTATTTATCCACGTCCATTGCAAGCTCGTATCAAGGAATTCTTTACAACAAACCAACTTTCACAATTCATGTTGCAAGAGAACGTCTTGGCCGAAGTGGAACATCTCCGTACTTTGACTGCTCTCGGTCCCGGAGGTCTCTCTCGTGAGCGTGCAGGATTCGAAGTTCGCGACGTGCACCCATCTCACTACGGTCGTCTCTGTCCTATCCATACTCCAGAAGGTCCAAACATTGGTCTAGTTTTGCGTTTGACAATGTATGCTCGCATCAATGATTTCGGAATGATTGAAACTCCTTATGCAAAGGTCAAAAACGGAAAAGTTACAAAAGAGATCGTCTACATGAACGCTCTTGAAGAAGAAAACTTCCGTATTGCTCACGCTGCAACTCCTTATGACAAAGAAGGAAACATTACAGTTGATGAAGCTGAAGTTCGTATCAATGGCAAACCATTCTTGGCAAAGAAAAATGAAGTTGATTATATTGACGTAGCTACAAACCAAGCTTTCTCTATCGCTACTTCTCTCATTCCATTTTTGAACCACGATGATGCAAACCGTGCGCTCATGGGATCAAACATGCAAAAGCAGGCTACTCCTTGTCTCGTTCCAGAAGCACCTTTCGTCGCTACTGGTATTGAAGCAAAGGCTGTCATTGACTCAGGTCGTGTGGTCGCTGCGCCAGAAGATGGTGAGATCACTCATGTTGACGCAAAGAGAGTTGTCTTCAAATCTGCAAAGACAGGCAAGAGTCATGAATACAATCTCGTTCTATTTTCTAGAACAAACGGTTTCACCGCTTTCCATCAACGTCCTATCATCAACCTTGGAGATAAGGTTAAGAAAGGAGATATTCTAGTTGATACCTCTACATCAGATCATGGAGAAATGGCTCTCGGTCACAATGCTCTAGTAGCCTTCATGTCATGGTCTGGATCAAACTACGAGGATGCCATCATCCTTTCTGAACGTGTTGTAAAGAACAGTAAGTGGAGTTCTATTCACATTGAGGAATTCGTAGTCAATGTTCGTGACACCAAACTTGGTCCTGAAGTTACAACTTGTGATATCACTAACGTCGGTGAAGCCAAGCTCAAGAATCTTACAGAAGAGGGTATTGTTCGTATTGGTGCAGAAGTTCGTCCTGGCGATATTCTAGTTGGTAAAATTTCTCCAAAGGGTGAAACTCAACTTACACCAGAAGAAAGACTTTTACGTTCTATTTTCGGAGAAAAAGCTCGCGATGTGAAGGATACTTCAAAGAGAATGGAAAACGGCAAACGTGGTCGCGTCATCTCTGTCAAAGTATTTTCTCGTGAGAAGGGAGATAAGCTAGAGTCAGGTATCATCAAGAAGATTTATGTTGAAGTCGCTCAAGTTCGTAATGTTTCCGTTGGAGACAAGATGGCCGGACGTCACGGTAACAAAGGTGTTATCTCAAAGATTCTTCCAGAAGAGGATATGCCATATATGGAAGATGGAACACCTATTGATGTTATCCTTACTCCACTCGGTGTGCCTTCTCGTATGAACCTCGGACAGATCCTAGAATTGCACCTCGGTCTTGCTGCAAATACTCTTGGCTACCAAGCTATCGTTCCTCCTTTCACAGGAGCAACTGATGCAGAAATCAAAGAAGAGTTGGTCAAAGCAGGATTCGATAAGTCAGGAAAAATGTTGCTACGCGATGGTCGCACAGGAGAACATTTCAAACAGCCTGTTGCTGTCGGATACATGTACATCTTGAAACTACATCACATGGTTGAAGACAAGATCCACATGCGTTCTATCGGTCCTTACTCTCTCATTACTCAACAGCCACTAGGAGGTAAAGCTCAAGGTGGAGGTCAGAGATTTGGAGAAATGGAAGTCTGGGCATTGCTCGGTCACGGTGCCGCTCATACTTTGCGTGAAATTCTTACAGTTAAGTCAGATGATATCGTCGGTCGTTCACAAACATTCGATGCTATCGTCAAGGGTGAAAAGATGCGTGTTCCGAATTTACCAGCCTCATTCAATGTGCTTTTGAAGACATTACGTGGATTGGCGCTTAACGTGGAGTTGGTTAATAAGCCTAGAGTAGATGAAGAATAA
- a CDS encoding DUF4446 family protein, giving the protein MTFFTDPNNLFYGFIILAILNIILLGVVIWMYTKIKRFLIGSESHNIADSLTHTATSLKDLEKFQDEMESYLADVENRLKKSVRSVHTVRFNPFKGIGEGGKQSFATAFVNEEGDGVVLSSLYSRDRVSVFSKPIKTFSSEHELSDEEMEALEKAKLGLK; this is encoded by the coding sequence ATGACATTTTTCACCGACCCAAACAATCTTTTTTACGGCTTCATCATATTAGCAATACTCAACATCATTCTCCTTGGTGTAGTTATCTGGATGTACACAAAAATAAAGCGCTTTCTCATTGGTTCAGAATCACACAATATTGCCGATTCACTGACTCATACTGCTACGAGTCTCAAAGATTTAGAAAAATTTCAAGACGAAATGGAAAGTTATCTGGCTGATGTAGAAAATAGATTGAAGAAAAGTGTTCGTTCCGTCCATACAGTTCGTTTCAATCCATTCAAAGGCATTGGTGAAGGTGGTAAACAAAGCTTTGCTACAGCTTTCGTAAACGAAGAAGGAGACGGCGTAGTCCTCTCAAGTCTCTACTCTAGAGACCGTGTCAGTGTATTTTCAAAACCTATCAAGACATTTTCTTCTGAACATGAATTGTCCGATGAAGAGATGGAGGCTCTAGAGAAAGCAAAGTTGGGACTGAAGTAG
- the infB gene encoding translation initiation factor IF-2 codes for MSTNNQKNLISRPPVVVIMGHIDHGKSTLLDYIRKTKVVAGEAGGITQHVGAYQAVYTSADGKVNPITFLDTPGHAAFCNIRERGAQAADIAILIVSAEDGVKPQTIEAHKNIKDSKIPYIVAITKIDKPNANVDKAKQSLGENEIYVEGWGGDVPCLAISAITGEGIPELLEMVLLVAELAVLKTDPTLDASGVVIESTLDTRKGISATLLIKDGTLSEGSFVVADGSYAPVRFIEDFKGDKIKSGTASMPVRILGWNTIPQCGALFTTTTCKKEAEKITEKFKDEQKDFINAFNLEQKKIDSAAKASCPIPTTTEDENKVETVVLPIIVKADVIGSLEGVKHELAKIKHDKVIIKIISEGIGDINENDVKMAQGNPETILVGFNIKPDKKTSALIDRAAVPIKVKTFNIIYELSKFIDDAVVAKIPKEYVEEVSGCAKILALFSKDKERQVVGGKVESGTMNNGNDVRLMRRGTEIGRGKIKELQSKKIKVSEVAEGFEFGMMVEAKIEIAPGDRVEAVKVVEKKTN; via the coding sequence ATGTCTACAAACAATCAGAAAAACCTGATTAGTCGCCCTCCTGTGGTCGTCATCATGGGGCATATTGACCATGGCAAATCTACCCTTCTAGACTATATCCGCAAGACCAAAGTCGTCGCTGGAGAAGCTGGCGGTATTACCCAACACGTTGGAGCATATCAAGCCGTCTACACTTCCGCAGATGGTAAGGTCAATCCTATTACCTTCCTAGACACTCCAGGACACGCCGCCTTCTGTAATATCCGTGAACGTGGTGCACAAGCAGCAGACATCGCAATCCTCATCGTCTCTGCTGAAGATGGAGTCAAGCCACAGACTATAGAGGCTCACAAAAATATCAAGGATTCAAAAATTCCATATATTGTTGCTATTACAAAGATAGACAAGCCAAATGCAAATGTAGACAAAGCCAAACAAAGTTTAGGAGAAAATGAGATCTACGTAGAAGGTTGGGGTGGTGATGTTCCCTGCCTCGCTATTTCTGCAATCACCGGCGAAGGCATTCCTGAATTACTTGAAATGGTTTTGTTAGTAGCAGAATTAGCCGTACTCAAAACCGATCCTACCTTGGATGCTTCTGGAGTAGTTATAGAATCTACACTTGATACTAGAAAAGGTATTTCCGCTACTCTACTCATCAAAGATGGTACTTTGAGCGAAGGTTCATTCGTGGTTGCAGATGGATCTTATGCACCAGTCCGTTTTATTGAAGATTTTAAAGGTGACAAGATAAAGAGTGGAACAGCTTCTATGCCAGTTCGAATTCTCGGCTGGAATACTATTCCTCAATGTGGAGCTCTGTTCACAACGACGACTTGTAAGAAAGAAGCAGAAAAAATAACCGAAAAATTCAAAGATGAACAAAAAGACTTTATCAACGCTTTCAATCTAGAACAGAAAAAGATTGATTCAGCTGCAAAAGCTTCATGTCCTATTCCAACAACAACTGAAGATGAAAATAAAGTTGAAACCGTCGTCTTACCTATCATTGTCAAAGCTGACGTTATCGGTAGTTTGGAAGGAGTCAAACATGAATTGGCAAAGATAAAGCATGACAAAGTTATTATAAAGATTATCTCTGAGGGTATCGGTGATATAAACGAAAATGATGTAAAGATGGCACAAGGTAATCCAGAAACAATCTTGGTTGGATTTAATATCAAACCAGACAAGAAAACATCTGCTCTCATAGATCGCGCCGCTGTACCTATAAAAGTCAAAACTTTCAATATCATTTACGAATTATCAAAATTCATAGATGATGCTGTTGTTGCAAAGATTCCAAAAGAATATGTTGAAGAAGTCAGTGGTTGCGCAAAAATCTTGGCATTATTCTCAAAAGACAAAGAACGTCAGGTTGTCGGTGGTAAAGTAGAATCTGGGACTATGAACAACGGTAACGATGTCCGCCTCATGCGTCGTGGTACCGAAATAGGACGTGGCAAGATCAAGGAATTGCAATCAAAGAAAATAAAAGTTTCCGAAGTTGCTGAAGGTTTTGAATTCGGAATGATGGTTGAAGCAAAGATAGAGATTGCCCCTGGCGATAGAGTTGAAGCGGTGAAAGTAGTAGAAAAGAAAACAAATTAA
- a CDS encoding HNH endonuclease signature motif containing protein, which yields MSKRSWTKEDLINAAAQSKSVRQVLFKLHLVEAGGNYEQVKKYLKLYNVSIPHFTGMTWNKGLRGHYQPQIPLEKILTTENHYQSYQLKNRLFRANLKQCKCEECGWAERSIDGRIPVELDHINGDRHDNRLENLRVLCPNCHSLKPTHRGKNKTKARVVKLVNT from the coding sequence ATGAGTAAAAGAAGTTGGACAAAAGAAGACTTAATAAACGCAGCCGCACAATCAAAAAGTGTGCGCCAAGTTTTGTTTAAATTACACCTAGTTGAAGCTGGGGGTAATTATGAACAGGTCAAAAAATATCTTAAACTATACAATGTGAGTATTCCTCACTTTACTGGAATGACGTGGAATAAAGGACTTCGAGGACATTATCAACCTCAAATTCCTCTTGAAAAAATTCTTACCACTGAAAATCATTACCAAAGTTATCAATTAAAAAATCGACTTTTCAGAGCAAATTTAAAACAATGTAAATGTGAGGAATGTGGCTGGGCAGAACGTTCAATTGATGGTAGAATCCCAGTTGAACTAGACCATATAAATGGTGACAGACATGATAATAGACTTGAAAACCTCAGAGTACTTTGTCCAAATTGCCACAGTTTAAAACCAACTCATCGTGGCAAAAACAAAACAAAAGCCCGGGTGGTGAAATTGGTAAACACGTAA
- a CDS encoding KH domain-containing protein, whose translation MQQDQQFLDYVIKALVDNPSEVKTTRTVDEMGVLLTLEVGAADMGKIIGRQGNTAKAIRTLLRVVGMKNNSRVNLKINEPVGGLKSPERMAVEAPAVPLSTPNSKTVDEAMADLKLE comes from the coding sequence ATGCAGCAAGATCAGCAGTTTCTAGATTACGTTATCAAAGCTTTAGTGGACAATCCTAGTGAAGTCAAAACAACAAGAACGGTAGATGAGATGGGAGTATTACTCACTCTCGAAGTTGGTGCCGCAGATATGGGAAAGATTATTGGTCGCCAAGGCAATACTGCCAAAGCTATCCGCACACTTTTACGTGTTGTTGGGATGAAAAATAATTCTCGCGTTAACCTCAAGATCAACGAACCGGTCGGTGGTTTGAAATCACCAGAGCGTATGGCGGTAGAAGCTCCAGCTGTTCCACTTTCAACTCCAAATTCTAAGACGGTTGATGAGGCTATGGCCGATCTCAAGTTAGAGTAA
- the trmD gene encoding tRNA (guanosine(37)-N1)-methyltransferase TrmD, whose protein sequence is MITFHVITLFPESFESYLNASIIKRAQEDKKIVVRYYNPRDFTSKKGAVLTYSDRRVDKRPYGGGPGMVIEALPIIKAIEKAVGNPSSLKLRRAGKSKVKIIFFSPSGEQFSNEMAETYKKYTDIVFVCGRYEGIDARIKEVFPMVDVTVGPYVLTGGELPAMIMIDAITRRISGVLGDDLSIEESRIASRDVYTRPEVIVYKKKKYKVPEILLTGDHAKIEEWKKKVNESKR, encoded by the coding sequence ATGATTACATTCCATGTAATAACCTTATTTCCAGAGTCTTTTGAATCGTATTTGAACGCTTCCATAATCAAGCGTGCCCAAGAAGATAAGAAGATTGTTGTGAGATATTATAATCCTAGAGACTTTACTTCAAAAAAAGGTGCAGTTTTGACTTATTCGGATAGAAGGGTAGACAAAAGACCTTATGGTGGTGGTCCGGGTATGGTCATAGAAGCTTTGCCTATTATAAAAGCTATAGAGAAAGCTGTTGGAAACCCTTCTTCGCTGAAGCTACGAAGGGCAGGAAAATCGAAAGTAAAGATAATTTTCTTTAGCCCATCCGGTGAACAATTTTCTAATGAAATGGCAGAGACGTATAAGAAATATACTGACATTGTCTTTGTCTGCGGACGTTACGAAGGTATAGATGCTCGAATAAAAGAAGTTTTTCCAATGGTTGATGTTACAGTTGGTCCTTATGTTCTAACTGGTGGGGAATTGCCAGCCATGATAATGATAGATGCTATTACCAGAAGGATTTCTGGTGTTCTCGGCGACGATCTTTCTATTGAAGAATCTAGAATCGCTAGTAGAGATGTATATACCAGACCAGAGGTTATCGTCTACAAGAAAAAGAAGTACAAAGTACCAGAAATATTACTCACTGGTGACCACGCCAAGATTGAGGAGTGGAAAAAGAAGGTGAATGAGTCAAAAAGATAA
- a CDS encoding cysteine desulfurase family protein: MFNCNLFNRRIYLDYASLTPIDPRVICEMRKFSSLRYANPSSLYKEGVSAKKSLSDGRSRVASFLRAHPSEVIFTSGGTESNNLAILGTVESLHEKGIDYEKMHIIISAIEHSSVRECANYLGGKGVIVDTVSVDKNGIISLEELKKKLLPNTVVVSIMTVNNEIGSVQPIRDIAKMVRHYRNEIAEKSASAFNFQDYQYPVFHTDASQAGLYEDLNVEKLGVDLLTLDGTKVYGPRGVGVLFIRRDTPISPIIYGGGQESGRRSGTENLPSIMGLAKALDIAGAEREKEVVRIVGLKDYFISQLKVIKSDISVNGGESSSKCRFRSDELQRTEANPAVTQSPHILNVFIPKIDNEFFVLQLDAKGICCSTKSSCLHDEDESYVLKSIGADSKRSVRFSFGRWTTKRELKRAIKIISANLKKIS; encoded by the coding sequence ATGTTCAATTGCAACCTCTTTAATCGTCGCATTTATTTAGACTATGCATCCCTCACTCCGATAGATCCTCGTGTCATTTGTGAAATGAGGAAGTTTTCATCACTCAGGTATGCCAATCCATCTTCTTTATATAAGGAGGGTGTTTCTGCAAAGAAATCTTTGAGTGATGGTCGTTCTAGAGTTGCCAGTTTTTTGCGTGCTCATCCTAGTGAGGTTATTTTTACTAGTGGTGGTACTGAATCAAACAATTTGGCAATACTTGGAACTGTTGAATCTTTGCACGAGAAAGGTATTGATTATGAAAAAATGCATATCATCATCAGTGCTATTGAACATTCTTCTGTTCGTGAGTGCGCAAATTATCTCGGAGGTAAAGGTGTGATTGTGGATACTGTTTCAGTTGATAAAAATGGAATTATTTCTTTGGAAGAATTAAAAAAGAAATTATTACCCAATACGGTAGTCGTCTCTATAATGACGGTCAATAACGAGATCGGTTCGGTGCAACCTATCCGTGATATCGCAAAGATGGTCAGACATTATAGAAATGAAATTGCCGAGAAATCAGCTTCAGCTTTTAATTTTCAAGATTATCAATATCCTGTTTTTCATACAGACGCTTCACAAGCTGGTTTGTATGAAGATTTGAATGTGGAAAAACTAGGAGTAGATCTTTTGACTCTGGATGGTACAAAAGTTTATGGTCCACGAGGCGTTGGAGTTTTGTTTATAAGAAGAGATACGCCTATTTCTCCTATTATATATGGTGGTGGTCAAGAATCTGGTCGCAGATCTGGTACAGAGAACCTTCCATCTATTATGGGTTTGGCGAAAGCTCTGGATATTGCTGGTGCTGAAAGGGAAAAAGAGGTCGTTAGGATTGTGGGATTAAAAGATTATTTTATTAGCCAATTGAAAGTTATTAAGTCGGATATCTCAGTGAATGGTGGAGAATCTTCCTCTAAGTGTCGCTTTCGCTCTGATGAGCTACAGCGGACCGAAGCTAACCCCGCGGTAACTCAAAGTCCACACATCTTAAATGTTTTTATCCCTAAGATTGATAATGAATTTTTTGTCTTACAGTTGGATGCAAAAGGTATTTGTTGTTCCACGAAAAGTTCCTGTCTTCATGATGAAGATGAATCTTATGTTTTGAAATCTATCGGGGCAGACAGCAAACGTTCTGTGAGATTTTCTTTTGGAAGATGGACAACAAAGAGGGAATTAAAGAGGGCTATAAAGATTATTTCTGCGAATCTGAAGAAAATTAGTTAA
- a CDS encoding alcohol dehydrogenase catalytic domain-containing protein, with product MKAIIYKGPKNLEYVDLPKPDIKDDEVLMKIKSVGICGTDLHIYNGKMDLPTPLVMGHEFSGVIEKVGSNVTKFKIGDRVVGEHVVPCHVCHYCLNGKPNLCLSAKVIGLHLPGALAEYLAIPADLVYKIPDQISFEEGALIEPLTIALYAIKEIRQLLDKNVAVIGQGPIGLFLDQALKTTGANVVGIDVQDSRLQFAKNRGWTDKTINSKDEDVISKINEFYPSGIDVTFEVVGKEITAQLALDITARTGNVFILGVFEEPSKLDLMKIIKKELNVHGSWTCAFTFPEAITLVTENKINLKDLITHRYSAENGIKAFEEAFQYSENRIKTIINFN from the coding sequence ATGAAAGCAATCATCTATAAAGGACCGAAAAATTTGGAGTACGTAGACTTACCAAAACCAGACATCAAAGACGACGAAGTCTTGATGAAAATAAAAAGTGTCGGCATCTGTGGTACCGATCTACATATTTACAATGGAAAGATGGACTTGCCTACCCCACTTGTGATGGGTCACGAATTTTCTGGAGTCATAGAAAAAGTCGGCAGTAATGTAACAAAATTTAAAATTGGAGACCGTGTCGTGGGTGAACATGTAGTCCCTTGTCATGTTTGTCATTATTGTTTGAATGGCAAACCCAACTTATGTCTTAGTGCAAAAGTTATTGGACTTCACCTTCCTGGAGCGTTGGCAGAATATCTCGCTATTCCCGCAGACCTAGTCTACAAAATTCCAGATCAAATAAGTTTTGAAGAAGGAGCTTTGATAGAACCTTTGACTATAGCGCTCTACGCCATCAAAGAAATTCGCCAATTGTTAGACAAAAATGTTGCCGTCATAGGACAAGGACCGATCGGATTATTCCTTGATCAAGCACTCAAAACGACTGGCGCCAATGTTGTTGGAATAGATGTTCAAGATTCTCGTCTGCAATTCGCCAAAAATAGAGGTTGGACCGATAAGACTATAAATAGTAAAGATGAAGATGTAATTTCAAAAATAAATGAATTCTATCCTAGTGGTATAGATGTCACATTTGAAGTAGTCGGTAAAGAGATAACTGCACAACTAGCCTTAGACATTACTGCCAGAACTGGCAACGTTTTCATCCTTGGCGTTTTTGAAGAGCCTTCCAAATTGGATCTGATGAAGATAATTAAAAAAGAATTGAATGTCCACGGTTCATGGACTTGCGCTTTTACATTTCCCGAAGCGATCACCTTGGTCACAGAAAATAAGATCAATTTAAAAGATTTGATAACTCACCGATACTCTGCAGAAAATGGCATAAAGGCTTTTGAAGAAGCTTTTCAATATTCAGAAAATCGCATCAAAACGATAATCAATTTTAACTAA